A genome region from Chengkuizengella sp. SCS-71B includes the following:
- a CDS encoding 2Fe-2S iron-sulfur cluster-binding protein — protein MKIRRLFSKKVDFSPNSDQKNIDEHKEQVVELKGKFKEKKVKTELNISLLDLALKNNIDWQFACTNGNCARCRCYIQEGAELLSNVNSAEKSRLDIQELKDGYRLGCQAVIVKDGALKAMNKTYF, from the coding sequence ATGAAGATTAGAAGATTGTTCTCAAAAAAAGTCGATTTCAGTCCAAATTCAGACCAAAAAAATATAGATGAACATAAAGAACAAGTTGTTGAGTTAAAAGGTAAATTTAAGGAGAAAAAGGTGAAAACTGAGCTAAATATATCTTTGCTAGATCTCGCTTTAAAAAATAATATTGACTGGCAATTTGCTTGTACGAATGGAAACTGCGCTAGATGTCGATGTTATATTCAAGAAGGGGCAGAATTGTTAAGTAATGTGAATTCAGCAGAGAAATCTAGATTGGATATTCAGGAGCTTAAAGATGGCTATCGATTAGGATGCCAAGCTGTGATTGTAAAAGATGGAGCTCTTAAAGCAATGAACAAAACTTATTTTTAA
- a CDS encoding nucleotidyltransferase domain-containing protein, with product MVLSKSLSECITYIYNKLESSEVDWYVGGSCGLLLQEISLEADPRDLDIQIETKFSPIIHSILQPYALDKPHFSETEIFKSLLSHYEIGGIEVELVAEFSVHSLTSDYKVDMSFLKKYSTVVNLNGFQIKVMPLAHEFIFNVLRNRPDRYLVAAEKMVSNKMRYFPALYEILKRNQFDELHMQKMSDLLSESLCEREL from the coding sequence TTGGTTTTATCAAAATCATTAAGTGAATGTATCACTTATATATATAATAAATTAGAAAGCTCAGAGGTTGACTGGTATGTAGGAGGCAGTTGTGGTCTTCTTTTACAAGAAATTTCTTTAGAGGCAGATCCTCGAGATTTAGATATTCAAATTGAAACAAAGTTCTCACCGATCATTCATTCTATCTTACAACCCTATGCTTTAGATAAACCGCATTTTAGTGAAACAGAAATTTTCAAATCACTACTTAGTCATTATGAGATTGGCGGAATAGAAGTGGAACTAGTAGCGGAATTTAGTGTTCATTCATTAACATCTGATTATAAAGTTGATATGAGCTTTTTAAAAAAATATAGTACTGTTGTGAATTTAAATGGTTTTCAAATAAAGGTGATGCCTTTAGCACATGAGTTTATTTTTAATGTATTACGTAATAGACCAGATCGATATTTAGTTGCAGCTGAAAAAATGGTCTCCAATAAAATGAGATATTTTCCAGCTTTGTATGAAATATTAAAAAGAAATCAATTTGATGAATTACATATGCAAAAAATGAGCGATTTATTATCTGAATCTTTATGTGAAAGGGAATTGTAA
- a CDS encoding 2Fe-2S iron-sulfur cluster-binding protein gives MAEVTFLPRNKMIKVKAGTSLLETSKRARVVIPARCGGNASCLMCKVIVEDPTTILPLTQNEKEKLSEDQVSGNIRLACQAKVFNKKVVVKIPESPLNKVIQAQLQNKNKMI, from the coding sequence ATGGCAGAAGTCACTTTTTTACCTCGAAATAAAATGATAAAAGTGAAAGCAGGTACTTCTCTATTAGAAACCAGTAAACGTGCAAGAGTAGTTATTCCTGCACGATGTGGTGGCAATGCATCATGTTTGATGTGCAAAGTCATAGTGGAAGATCCTACAACTATTTTGCCTTTGACACAAAATGAAAAGGAAAAATTGAGTGAAGATCAAGTTTCTGGAAATATAAGATTAGCTTGTCAAGCAAAAGTCTTTAATAAAAAAGTAGTTGTAAAGATACCTGAGAGCCCTTTGAATAAAGTTATTCAGGCACAGTTACAGAACAAAAATAAAATGATTTAA
- the spoIVA gene encoding stage IV sporulation protein A, which translates to MEKVDIFKDIAERTGGDIYLGVVGAVRTGKSTFIKRFMETIVLPNISNEADRVRAKDELPQSASGRTIMTTEPKFVPNNAVKITVDEGLDVNVRMVDCVGYAVVGAHGYEDENGPRMINTPWFEDPIPFQEAAEIGTRKVIQEHSTLGVVITTDGSITDIDRESYVQAEERVINELKEVGKPFILIVNSTRPDHPDTNQLCEDLSQRYDIPVMPMSVDTMGEREMTSVLREVLYEFPVHEVNVNLPSWVMVLDENHWLRTNFEESVRETVKDISRLRDVDRVVGNFEGFDFIDRASLAGMNMGQGIAEIDLYAPDELYDQILMEVVGVEIRGKDHLLQLMQEFSHAKREYDHYAEGIEMVKATGYGIAAPPIEDMTLEEPELIRQGSRFGVRLKAVAPSIHMIRVDVESEFAPIIGTEKQSEELVRYLMQDYEDDPVRIWDSDIFGRSLQSIVQEGIQVKLAMMPENARHKLQETLGRITNEGSGGLIAIIL; encoded by the coding sequence TTGGAAAAAGTGGATATTTTTAAGGACATCGCAGAAAGGACAGGTGGGGATATTTACTTAGGGGTTGTTGGTGCGGTTCGAACTGGTAAATCTACTTTTATTAAACGATTTATGGAGACCATCGTATTACCGAACATCTCTAATGAGGCTGACAGAGTTAGAGCAAAGGATGAGCTGCCTCAAAGTGCTTCTGGTAGAACGATCATGACAACAGAACCTAAGTTTGTTCCAAATAATGCAGTAAAGATTACTGTAGATGAAGGTTTAGATGTTAATGTGCGTATGGTAGATTGTGTTGGTTATGCTGTTGTAGGCGCACATGGGTATGAGGATGAAAATGGACCTAGAATGATTAATACACCATGGTTTGAAGATCCGATACCATTTCAAGAGGCAGCAGAAATAGGTACAAGAAAAGTTATACAAGAGCATTCTACATTAGGTGTAGTTATTACAACGGATGGGTCTATCACAGATATTGATAGAGAATCTTATGTTCAAGCTGAGGAACGTGTTATTAATGAGTTGAAGGAAGTAGGTAAACCATTTATCTTAATTGTAAATTCAACTCGACCAGATCATCCTGATACAAATCAACTTTGTGAAGATTTGTCCCAAAGATATGACATTCCTGTGATGCCAATGAGTGTAGACACTATGGGTGAACGAGAGATGACTTCTGTATTAAGAGAAGTACTGTACGAGTTCCCTGTTCATGAAGTGAATGTGAATCTGCCAAGCTGGGTGATGGTTTTGGATGAAAATCACTGGCTGAGAACAAATTTCGAAGAAAGTGTTAGGGAGACTGTAAAGGATATTAGTAGATTGCGAGATGTGGATCGAGTAGTTGGGAATTTTGAAGGGTTTGACTTTATTGATAGAGCGTCTTTAGCAGGAATGAATATGGGGCAAGGTATAGCTGAAATTGATTTATACGCTCCAGATGAATTGTATGATCAAATTCTTATGGAGGTAGTTGGGGTAGAAATCAGAGGGAAAGATCATTTGCTTCAACTAATGCAGGAATTTAGCCATGCTAAAAGAGAGTATGATCATTATGCTGAAGGCATTGAGATGGTGAAAGCAACTGGATATGGTATAGCTGCTCCACCTATAGAGGATATGACTTTAGAAGAACCAGAACTTATCCGACAAGGATCAAGATTTGGAGTCCGTTTAAAAGCGGTGGCTCCATCCATACACATGATACGTGTGGATGTAGAGTCAGAGTTTGCACCAATTATAGGCACAGAAAAGCAAAGTGAAGAACTGGTAAGGTATTTAATGCAGGATTATGAAGATGATCCAGTTAGAATATGGGATTCCGATATTTTTGGCAGATCATTACAATCAATTGTCCAGGAAGGAATCCAAGTAAAACTAGCGATGATGCCAGAGAATGCAAGACATAAACTACAAGAAACGTTAGGAAGAATTACGAATGAAGGATCTGGTGGATTAATAGCTATCATATTATAG
- a CDS encoding HU family DNA-binding protein: MNKSELVTKVAETAELQKKDASKAVDAVFQAISEALQSGDKVQLVGFGNFEVRERSARKGRNPQTGEEIDIAASKVPAFKPGKALKEGIN, translated from the coding sequence TTGAATAAATCTGAATTAGTTACTAAGGTTGCTGAAACAGCAGAGCTTCAAAAAAAGGATGCATCCAAAGCTGTTGATGCTGTTTTCCAAGCCATTTCAGAAGCGTTACAAAGCGGAGATAAAGTACAATTAGTTGGATTCGGTAATTTTGAAGTTCGTGAACGTTCTGCAAGAAAGGGCCGTAATCCTCAAACAGGGGAAGAAATTGATATTGCAGCTAGTAAAGTGCCGGCCTTTAAACCAGGTAAAGCTTTAAAAGAAGGTATAAATTAA
- the mtrB gene encoding trp RNA-binding attenuation protein MtrB: MQRINDEYVIIKANEDGVNVIGLTRGQDTRFNHTEKLGKGEVMIAQFTEHTSAVKVRGKATIQTKHGIIESE; this comes from the coding sequence ATGCAGAGAATAAATGATGAATACGTTATAATTAAAGCAAATGAAGATGGTGTGAACGTAATCGGATTAACAAGAGGACAGGATACGAGATTTAATCATACTGAAAAACTAGGCAAAGGAGAAGTGATGATTGCTCAATTTACAGAGCATACTTCTGCTGTAAAAGTTAGAGGTAAGGCAACAATTCAAACGAAACAT